GATGAACAACATGATCCACCCGTTCGAGGAGGCGCGGCTCTTCTCCGCGCGGATGCCGAACGTCCTGACCCAGACGCTCATCCGGTCGACGAACGTCTGGGGGTACCGGATGTACCCGCGCAACATCGTGCGGCTGGCCGTCGAGTCCTTCCTTCCCGCGATCGACGTGTGGCGCTGCTTCGACTTCCTGAACTATGTCCCGAACATGGCGCCGGTCGCCGAGGAGGTCCTCCGCGGCGGGAAGATCTTCTCGCCCGCCATCTCCTTCACCGAGGCCCCGGAGTGCTCGGATGCCTACTACCTCCGGGTCCTGAAGGAGATCGTGTCGCTGTGCGGCGGCACGAGGGACATCATCCTGTGCGTCAAGGACATGGCCGGCGTAGGCTCCCCCGCGCGGATCCGGCGTCTGATCGACGCCTTCCTGCAGAAGTATCCGGGGCTGGTCATCCAGTACCACCGGCACTCCACGGACGGCCTGGTGATCCCGGCGATCGCGGAGGCGGCCGCGGCGGGCGCGAAGCTCTTCGACGTGACCGACGACGCCTTCTCCCGCTTCTACGGACACCCGCCGGTGCGGCCCCTCGTGCGCTACCTGCGCGAGCTCGGGTACGAAGTCAAGCTCGACATGAAGCGCGCCGACGAGGCGTCCGACGCGATCCGCGGCTTCATCCGGAACTACGGGCGGTTCGAATCCCAGTTCAAGGGGTTCAGCAGCGACGTGACCGTCCACCGGATGCCGGGCGGCGCCTTCCCCTCCTCCTTCGAGCAGGCCGAGAAGGGGGGCTTCCTCGACCTCATGCCCCACATCCTGAAGGGGATGTCGTACGGGAACCGGATCATCAAGTATTTCGACGTGACCCCGGGGTCGCAGATCACGTGGACCACGTGGGCCGGGATCCTGCAGCGCACCCACAAGGAGGCGGGAGAGCACGGCATACGGCGCCTGTTTTCCGTCCTGGACCGGTTCTTCGAATCGGGCGAGCGGCTCGAGGCGCTCTCCCAGGCGGACGAGAACCTTCTCCTGCGGCTCTACGCGGGGGCGACGGACGACCTGAAGAACCTCCTGCTCGGGAAGTACGGCCCTCTCCCGTTCGGCTGGCCGAAGGAGTGGGTGTACCGGAGCGTCTTCGGCGAGGAGGGAGCGGCGAAGGCGAAAGCCGGGCGGGTCGAATCGTCGCCGCTGTCGCAGCTCGCGGACGAGGACCTCGAGAAGGCGAGGGCGGCGATGGAGGCGGAGCTAGGGCGTCCCGCCACCCCGGAGGAGTTCGTCCTGTACCTGATGCACCCGAAGGCGGCGATCGACTTCCTCCGGTTCCGGCAGCGCTTCGGCGACACCACCATCCTTCCCACCGGCGTCTGGTTCCACGGGCTGCGCAAGCCCGGCGACCAGGTGACCATCACGATCGGGAGCAAGCCTCACGAGATCCGGCTCGTCTCCATCGGCGAGGGGGTGGGCGGGGTGAAGCACGTGGTCCTGTCGGTCGACAACATCATGCACGTCTTTCCCGTCGAGCTTCCGGAGGCCGCGGCGGCGCGCAAGGCGGTGCGGAAAGCGTCCCCGGCGAACAAGGGGGAGATCGCCGCGACCGTCACCGGGACGGTGTGGCGGATCGGGACGAAGGACCGCGTCCTGAAGGAAGGGGACCGCCTCCGCAAGGGGGAGGAGATCATGAACATCGAGGTGATGAAGACCGAGAACGCCGTGAAGTCCCATGTCGCGGGCGTGATCCGCGAGCTGTGCGTGAAGGTGAACGACCGGGTCGAGGAGGGGCAGCTCCTCGCCGTGATCGACCCCGGGGACGAATGAACGGAGATCTACCGGAGGGAGGCGACGATGAGGCGGCTTTCGATGTGTGTTGTGGCGGCGTGCGTCATCCTGTTCGGAACGGCGGCGTTTCCCGCGCCGAAGGACCTGGTGGGGAAGCCGGCTCCCGACTTCACCGGGGCGAGCCCGTTCGGGAAACCGGTGTCGCTTTCGGCGTTCCGGGGAAAGGCGCCGACGGTCGTCACCTTCTGGTCGATCTACTGCACGACGTGCGTCGAGGAGATGGCCGGACTTCAGCGCCTGTACGAGAAGTACGGTCCGGGCGGGGGAATCGCCGTGGTCGCCGTCAACGAGGACGCGGACGTCGGAGTGGGACGCGTGAAGGCGTTTCTCGATCGTTCGGCCGCCTCCCCGGAAGGGAAGTTCACCTACGACATCCTCTTCGACGGAAAGGGGGAGGTCCTGCGCGCCTACGGGGTGTCGCGCCTTCCGACGCTCTTTTTCATCGATCGCGAAGGGACGGTGCAGGAAGTCATCGAGGGGGGCGGCGAGGGCCGGGAGATGCGGGTCCTTTCGGCGATCGGCAAGCTCGTCGGGGCGGTGGGGCCGGAAGGTCTCCGGGAGGCGGCCACCGAAGCGTCGTTCGACCTCGATGCGGAGGTTCCGCTGTGCGGCACCTACCGGGACGGGAAGTGGTACCGTGCGCTCGATCTCGACGAGACGCGTCAGGACGTGGTGGCGCGCGCCCGCGCGGAGGGGGAAGAGTACCTCCGGCGGGAGGCGGTCCGGAGGGCCCTGCTGCACCTGGGCGTGACGTTTTACCAGCAGGAAAGAACTCCCGGGTGCCGGGCGGCGTACGGCGTGGAGCTGCGCACCGTTCATTACCGCAAGGATGCGCTGGACCGGTTCCTGGACCGCCTCAACCTGCCGAGGGTGCTGGAAGTCGAATCCCAGGAGACGGTGGAGGGAGAACGCGAGCTCACGCTGTACCGGCGGGTCAAGGTCTTCCTCCCGGCGCTTCGGGAGCAGCTCCTCCTGGACGGCTACACGATGGAGCGCAGCGACCTCCGTATCCGGTTCGCGCGCGCGACGCCGTTCGAGGAGCGGACGTTCCTCGATGCGCTCCACGACCAGTACCCGTACCTGTCGGTCGTCCGCGAGGTGCCTTCGGACCTGCGGGCGCGGCCCGAGTACGTGGTGTCGTCGCACGCGTCCCCGGCGAAGGCGGTGGAGCAGTTCAACGCGCTCGACGTCGGGGCGCGGAAGATCTCGGTGGAACTGCTCGCGGGGGGAATCGCCGAGGTGACGATTTGGAGGTGACGGACCGCTTTTTCGAGGTGATCCGCGGCGCGCTCCTTCGGATCGCCCCTTCGGAGCCGACGCCGGGCCTGCGACCCGCGGGGGTCCTCGTCCCGTTGCGCGATGCCGGCGGGGAGATCACCGTGACGCTCGCGCGGCGAACCGAGCAGGTCCCCCACCACAAGGGACAGATATGCTTTCCTGGGGGCAGCCGCGATCCGGGCGACCGGGACCTCCTGGCCACCGCGCTTCGCGAGGCGGAAGAGGAGATGGGGATCCGGGGGGCCGACGTGGAACTGCTCGGGGCGATGGAGCGGGTCCCCACGGTCACCGGGTTCTGCATCCAGCCGTTCGTCGTCCGGATCCCGCGGGACGCGCGGTTCCACCTCGACGGTTTCGAGATGGCGGAGACATTCGACGCCCCGCTGTCCGTGTTCACCGACTTCTCCCGGTACCGCG
The bacterium genome window above contains:
- a CDS encoding biotin/lipoyl-containing protein; the protein is MNNMIHPFEEARLFSARMPNVLTQTLIRSTNVWGYRMYPRNIVRLAVESFLPAIDVWRCFDFLNYVPNMAPVAEEVLRGGKIFSPAISFTEAPECSDAYYLRVLKEIVSLCGGTRDIILCVKDMAGVGSPARIRRLIDAFLQKYPGLVIQYHRHSTDGLVIPAIAEAAAAGAKLFDVTDDAFSRFYGHPPVRPLVRYLRELGYEVKLDMKRADEASDAIRGFIRNYGRFESQFKGFSSDVTVHRMPGGAFPSSFEQAEKGGFLDLMPHILKGMSYGNRIIKYFDVTPGSQITWTTWAGILQRTHKEAGEHGIRRLFSVLDRFFESGERLEALSQADENLLLRLYAGATDDLKNLLLGKYGPLPFGWPKEWVYRSVFGEEGAAKAKAGRVESSPLSQLADEDLEKARAAMEAELGRPATPEEFVLYLMHPKAAIDFLRFRQRFGDTTILPTGVWFHGLRKPGDQVTITIGSKPHEIRLVSIGEGVGGVKHVVLSVDNIMHVFPVELPEAAAARKAVRKASPANKGEIAATVTGTVWRIGTKDRVLKEGDRLRKGEEIMNIEVMKTENAVKSHVAGVIRELCVKVNDRVEEGQLLAVIDPGDE
- a CDS encoding CoA pyrophosphatase, translated to MTDRFFEVIRGALLRIAPSEPTPGLRPAGVLVPLRDAGGEITVTLARRTEQVPHHKGQICFPGGSRDPGDRDLLATALREAEEEMGIRGADVELLGAMERVPTVTGFCIQPFVVRIPRDARFHLDGFEMAETFDAPLSVFTDFSRYRAASTTFLGKPYTVYFLDYDRFTIWGATARILHSLAEIVRRTGAPSR
- a CDS encoding TlpA disulfide reductase family protein, encoding MRRLSMCVVAACVILFGTAAFPAPKDLVGKPAPDFTGASPFGKPVSLSAFRGKAPTVVTFWSIYCTTCVEEMAGLQRLYEKYGPGGGIAVVAVNEDADVGVGRVKAFLDRSAASPEGKFTYDILFDGKGEVLRAYGVSRLPTLFFIDREGTVQEVIEGGGEGREMRVLSAIGKLVGAVGPEGLREAATEASFDLDAEVPLCGTYRDGKWYRALDLDETRQDVVARARAEGEEYLRREAVRRALLHLGVTFYQQERTPGCRAAYGVELRTVHYRKDALDRFLDRLNLPRVLEVESQETVEGERELTLYRRVKVFLPALREQLLLDGYTMERSDLRIRFARATPFEERTFLDALHDQYPYLSVVREVPSDLRARPEYVVSSHASPAKAVEQFNALDVGARKISVELLAGGIAEVTIWR